From the genome of Natrinema marinum:
GGGCGACGTGTTAGTCGTCCGAACGAACCGCGACGCGATCGCGACGCTCGAGGACGCCGCCGGCGTCGAACTCGTCGGCGGGCCGGGCTCGGCGGCGGAGCTGTCGACGGACGCGGAAACGGGCGTTCTCACGGAGCTGGTCGTCTCGCTCGACTCGCGGCTCGTGGGCGAGCGCCTCGATCCGGAATCGTTCCGCGAGGAGTTCAACGCGGCCGTTCTCGGGCTGCGCAGCCACGGCGAACTCGTCGCCGACCGCATCGTCGGCAACCGTCTGGATGTCGGCGATACGCTGCTCGTACAGGCACCGCCGGACACGCTCGATCGACTCGCTCGACGGGACGACGTGATCGTTGCCCGCGAACCGCCCCGTCCCGACTACCGCACGGACAAGGCCCCCGTCGCCATCGCGATCATGGTCGGCGTCGTCGCCGTCGCCGCCCTCGAGCTCTACCCGATCCTTGTCTCCGCGCTCGCGGGCGTCGTCGCGATGGTCGTCACCGGCGTCTTGGAGCCGAACGAACTCTACGACGCCGTCGAGTGGGACATCATCTTCCTGCTCGCGGGGGTGATCCCGCTGGGGATCGCGCTTGAGGCCAGCGGCGGCGCGGCGTATCTCGCCTGGCTGGTCGTCCAGTCGGCCGGTTTCCTGCCGCCGATCGCCGTGCTGTGGCTCTTTTATATCCTGACGGGGTTGCTCACGGAAGTCATCAGCAACAACGCGAGCGTCGTCCTTCTGCTTCCGGTCGCGGCGGCCGCGGGGGCCGGCATCGGCGCGAACCCGTTCGCGTTCGTGCTCGCGGTAACCTTCGCCGCGAGCACCGCCTTCCTGGGGCCGATCGGCTATCAGACGAACCTGTTCGTGTACGGCCCCGGCGGCTACCGATTCGGCGACTATTTCCGGATCGGCGCGCCGCTACAGCTGCTGCTGTCGGTCGTGACCGTGGGCGGGATCGCCCTGTTCTGGGGCGTCTAAAGCCCGGTCCGGCGTCGCCGACGACGTTCACCGCGGCCGGGTCGTCGGTCGTCGTTGCTCCCCGGCCTCGCGCCAGTCGACCGGCGGCTCCGACCGGCCGAGTCGGAGCCCGTACTCCGCGAGGGAACGGTCGATGGGAACTCGTTCGTCGAGTTCGCGGAGTCCGTCCTGCACGAAGGGGACGGGATCGTCGCGGCTGTACACGTCGAATTGGGGCTGTCGATAGCAGGACTCGACGATCTCCCGGATCGACCGGAGCGGATTCGGCCGATCCACGAGCGACGACTCGTCCCGGAAGTGACTCAGCAGGTAGTTCAGTTCGCCCTTCAGGTAGTGACTGCCGACGCCCCGTTCGTACCCGGCCTCGATCTCGTCGGTTCGATCGGTCGCCAGCTGCCAGTAATACCGCGGGAAATCGGCCCCCATTCGAACGTTCGCCGCCAGCGACGTCCACATCCGCGGGTTGATCTCCGCGA
Proteins encoded in this window:
- a CDS encoding SLC13 family permease → MPLPACVFIAQATVTRPELTTDALVVFGVVVLALVLFLTERLPIDVTAILLIVVLVVLEPWTGVDPETGISGFANEATITVLAMLILSGGISRTGVVQELGRRMAAFAGDSLRKQLFATVAATSPVSGFLNNTPVVALLVPVVTDVANRGNTSPSKLLIPLSYASQMGGMLTLIGTSTNILASDVSARLGSQYPELHRFSMFEFTGLGAIVVVVGSLYLIFVGHYLLPERVPPNADYLEEYKVGDYLADLAIIPGSPLVGETVRDATESLGPEIDVVQVIRDEVRSVAPRQATPLREGDVLVVRTNRDAIATLEDAAGVELVGGPGSAAELSTDAETGVLTELVVSLDSRLVGERLDPESFREEFNAAVLGLRSHGELVADRIVGNRLDVGDTLLVQAPPDTLDRLARRDDVIVAREPPRPDYRTDKAPVAIAIMVGVVAVAALELYPILVSALAGVVAMVVTGVLEPNELYDAVEWDIIFLLAGVIPLGIALEASGGAAYLAWLVVQSAGFLPPIAVLWLFYILTGLLTEVISNNASVVLLLPVAAAAGAGIGANPFAFVLAVTFAASTAFLGPIGYQTNLFVYGPGGYRFGDYFRIGAPLQLLLSVVTVGGIALFWGV